In Salarias fasciatus unplaced genomic scaffold, fSalaFa1.1, whole genome shotgun sequence, a genomic segment contains:
- the LOC115385777 gene encoding uncharacterized protein LOC115385777: MPNGGFALESCLQPPNVAEEIMSFSEGIYCVAPAERNSPVGFFKTPKLEAMAFPVQFPTGQNTLDESRRVKLSPSSYFKSRLFSIDDRFARDSNYLFFAQFVIEVHLATNSMTIQLRKGKPMTRDGRKITSGMLQDRREVEKLVRNREAFRFMRALRGTPAYWHQKTSELFAMIRQLGTPTFFCTFSAAEMRWPEVIEAIKRQQGEEVNFEELDWSEKCDILRSNPVTAMRMFDKRVEALFRDLLLSPAQPLGKVVDFFYRVEFQHRGSPHIHCLLWVEGAPVFEKDDDQTVCDFVSRYITAQLPDPHTQPDLYKKVSEVQKHSRTHTKTCFKSVGSGCRFGFPKPPCRNVMITRPDGGKHTATATTKLRPLNRLLNEPEAASMSLDQLLAQCDLTVAEYEFYLNELNKSSAVLLKRDPKDCWINAYNPHLLTAWDANIDVSYILNAYGCIHYLTKYITKKEAGLSEYLKTVINNSNTSNVNDSEEMKAVMQAYSKKREISAQECVARACGLKMKKCSRAAVFIPTDENPLRMSRPLSFLENTTDECTNIWMTSLADKYKNRPETPEFEEMCMADFAATCRFVRESKGADVFPLLNDMGFVQRRKNDKPAVIRYYRCSEERDSENFHGRLLKLYLPHRSDEELKRPGFPTYQSFYRAGWVQLPGWNHGRSVEVIVKQNREKYEKNSEEIEKAVEEFQENQGVMDEWCNLAPQSEVVRLDYDDDAEQPHPDDPEQENVPEYSRQADAVSEARVTREPPVIDPAVLRHMYQSLNLKQAGFFYTVREWCIRRVCGLRPEQFFYYINGGAGTGKSHLIKCIHSEASKILRNVPRHCDEVDISKPTVLLTAFTGTAAFNISGSTLHSLLKLPRSLKPPIQGLGNKLDEVRAELLNAEILIIDEVSMVSRPLFVYVDARLKQIKGSQRPFGGVSVIAVGDFYQLPPVRHSTPLCVFDPSEIDLWHEHFQMITLTEIMRQKDDVAFAEMLNRIRVKDKSAELSEADRALIYQTVTEPALCPTDVLHIYATNKQVDAHNSARLAELFDNIITIDADDFEKDPQTGRMTRKQTPVKGGRNELPDSLQVAEGVRVMLTRNIDVQSGLVNGSFGTLVRCISENDHVTKLGLRMDSHVSSEQNDDVVYIQREEDNLKQKGVVRRQFPIKLAFACTIHKVQGMSMQSAVVSLKNIFEPGMAYVAVSRVTSLSGLYIVDMDESKFYASQQITAALESMRQASPAEMMPLLQMRETLSRPDTLTIIHHNTEGLPAHINDIKSHHEMCLADILCLTETHLQGSFVADSLQLPGYNLFRRNRHLSYSNFPQIASRGGGGVAIYVRNHIQAREKQYLLNVTDLEFVALKLDAPPRSPFWSCFRPEVMLNSSLLPPQRRTHCWT; the protein is encoded by the exons ATGCCCAATGGTGGCTTTGCTCTGGAATCTTGTCTTCAACCTCCTAATGTAGCAGAGGAAATCATGTCTTTCAGTGAAGGAATCTACTGTGTTGCTCCAGCTGAGAGAAACAGTCCAGTCGGCTTTTTTAAGACCCCTAAACTTGAGGCCATGGCTTTCCCTGTACAGTTTCCTACAGGTCAAAACACCCTGGATGAGAGCAGACGTGTCAAACTGTCACCCAGCAGTTACTTCAAATCCAGACTTTTCTCTATTGATGACAGATTTGCCAGAGACTCTAATTATTTGTTCTTTGCACAGTTTGTGATTGAGGTTCACCTGGCTACCAACAGCATGACCATCCAGTTGAGAAAAGGCAAACCCATGACCAGAGACGGACGAAAAATAACCTCAGGAATGCTGCAAGACAGACGTGAAGTAGAGAAACTTGTGAGAAACCGCGAGGCTTTTCGCTTCATGAGAGCATTACGTGGTACTCCGGCCTACTGGCACCAGAAAACCAGTGAACTGTTTGCCATGATAAGACAGCTGGGCACTCCCACCTTCTTTTGCACGTTTTCAGCTGCTGAGATGCGATGGCCTGAAGTGATTGAAGCAATCAAGAGACAGCAAGGTGAGGAGGTGAATTTTGAAGAGCTGGACTGGTCAGAAAAATGTGACATCCTGAGAAGTAATCCTGTGACAGCAATGCGCATGTTTGATAAGCGAGTGGAGGCCTTGTTCAGAGATTTGCTGCTTTCGCCTGCTCAGCCACTGGGTAAAGTTGTGGACTTCTTTTATCGAGTGGAGTTTCAGCACAGAGGAAGTCCTCACATTCACTGCCTGCTCTGGGTTGAAGGTGCCCCTGTGTTTGAAAAGGATGATGatcagactgtgtgtgattttgtgtccAGATACATCACAGCTCAGCTCCCTGACCCTCACACTCAACCCGACCTGTACAAGAAAGTCAGTGAAGTCCAGAAACACAGTCGTACACACACCAAGACGTGCTTCAAAAGTGTTGGCTCTGGGTGCCGTTTTGGGTTTCCCAAACCTCCCTGCAGAAACGTAATGATCACGAGACCTGATGGTGGTAAACATACTGCAACTGCAACGACTAAGCTGAGACCTCTGAACAGACTCCTGAATGAACCTGAAGCAGCTTCCATGAGTTTAGATCAGCTTCTGGCTCAGTGTGATTTAACCGTGGCTGAATATGAGTTCtacctgaatgaactgaacaaaTCCAGTGCTGTCCTGCTGAAGCGAGATCCAAAGGATTGCTGGATCAATGCCTACAATCCACACCTGCTCACAGCCTGGGATGCTAACATCGACGTGTCCTACATCCTGAATGCTTATGGCTGTATTCATTATCTGACCAAGTACATCACCAAGAAGGAAGCTGGACTCTCAGAGTACCTGAAAACAGTGATCAATAACTCCAACACCAGCAACGTGAATGACAGTGAGGAGATGAAAGCAGTCATGCAGGCCTACTCCAAGAAACGAGAAATCAGCGCACAAGAGTGTGTTGCCAGAGCATGTggactgaagatgaagaagtGTTCCCGAGCTGCAGTTTTTATACCAACAGATGAGAACCCTCTGAGAATGAGTCGCCCTCTGTCTTTCCTTGAGAACACCACTGATGAATGTACAAACATCTGGATGACATCTTTGGCGGATAAGTATAAGAACAGACCAGAAACACCAGAGTTTGAGGAAATGTGCATGGCGGATTTTGCTGCCACCTGCAGGTTTGTCCGTGAGAGCAAAGGAGCTgatgtgtttccactgctgAATGACATGGGCTTTGTACAGAGGAGAAAGAACGATAAACCAGCTGTGATCAGATATTACCGTTGCTCAGAGGAAAGAGATTCTGAGAACTTCCATGGCAGATTACTGAAGCTGTACCTTCCACACAGATCAGATGAGGAACTGAAGAGACCAGGCTTTCCAACCTACCAGAGCTTTTACAGAGCCGGCTGGGTTCAGCTGCCAGGCTGGAACCACGGCCGGTCGGTGGAAGTGATCGtcaaacagaacagagaaaaatatgagaaaaacagtgaagagaTTGAGAAAGCTGTTGAAGAGTTTCAAGAGAATCAAGGTGTGATGGATGAGTGGTGTAACCTTGCTCCTCAGTCTGAAGTTGTGAGACTGGACTACGATGATGATGCTGAACAACCACATCCTGATGATCCTGAGCAGGAAAATGTCCCCGAGTACAGCCGTCAAGCTGATGCAGTCAGTGAAGCCAGAGTGACCAGAGAGCCTCCTGTGATCGATCCAGCTGTGTTAAGACACATGTATCAGAGTCTCAACCTAAAGCAGGCTGGTTTCTTTTACACTGTGAGAGAATGGTGCATTCGCAGAGTCTGTGGCCTTCGTCCAGAGCAGTTCTTCTATTACATTAATGGAGGGGCGGGGACTGGGAAATCCCATCTCATCAAATGTATTCACTCAGAAGCATCGAAGATTCTGAGAAATGTTCCACGACATTGTGATGAGGTTGACATCAGTAAGCCTACTGTCCTGCTGACGGCTTTCACTGGAACAGCAGCGTTTAACATTTCAGGTTCAACTCTCCATTCACTGCTGAAGCTACCCAGAAGTCTCAAACCTCCAATCCAAGGTCTTGGTAACAAGCTGGATGAAGtcagagcagagctcctcaaCGCTGAAATCCTGATCATTGACGAGGTGTCCATGGTTTCCAGGCCGTTGTTTGTCTACGTTGATGCTCGACTAAAGCAGATCAAAGGCAGTCAGAGACCTTTTGGAGGAGTTTCTGTCATTGCTGTTGGAGATTTTTATCAACTTCCTCCAGTGAGGCATtccactcctctgtgtgtgtttgacccctCTGAAATCGACTTGTGGCACGAGCATTTCCAGATGATCACTCTGACTGAGATCATGCGGCAGAAAGATGACGTTGCCTTTGCAGAGATGCTGAACAGGATCCGAGTCAAAGACAAGTCTGCTGAGTTGTCTGAAGCTGACCGAGCTTTGATTTATCAGACTGTAACAGAACCAGCTCTTTGTCCAACTGATGTCCTGCACATCTATGCTACGAACAAACAGGTGGATGCACACAACTCTGCAAGGCTGGCTGAACTGTTTGACAACATAATCACCATTGATGCAGATGACTTCGAGAAAGATCCTCAGACTGGCAGAATGACACGGAAACAAACACCAGTCAAAGGAGGCAGGAATGAGCTACCAGACTCTCTACAGGTTGCTGAGGGCGTTCGAGTCATGCTGACCAGAAACATTGATGTGCAAAGTGGTCTTGTCAATGGAAGTTTTGGCACTCTGGTGCGGTGCATCTCAGAAAATGATCATGTCACTAAGCTGGGTCTCCGAATGGATAGCCATGTGTCCTCAGAACAAAATGATGATGTGGTTTATattcagagagaggaagacaaccTGAAGCAGAAAGGTGTGGTGCGCAGACAGTTCCCCATCAAACTGGCTTTTGCATGTACCATCCACAAGGTCCAGGGAATGAGTATGCAGTCTGCTGTGGTGTCACTGAAGAACATCTTTGAACCTGGGATGGCTTATGTTGCTGTGAGCAGAGTCACTTCTCTCAGTGGACTCTACATTGTAGACATGGATGAGAGTAAGTTCTACGCCAGTCAACAGATCACTGCAGCCCTGGAGAGCATGAGACAGGCCAGTCCAGCTGAGATGATGCCTCTTCTACAGATGAGAGAAACCCTGAGCAGACCTGATACCCTGACCATCATCCACCATAACACTGAGGGATTACCGGCTCACATCAATGACATCAAGAGCCaccatgaaatgtgtttggctGACATCTTGTGTCTCACTGAAACCCATTTGCAGGGCTCCTTTGTTGCAGACAGTCTTCAGTTACCAGGCTACAACCTGTTCAGACGTAACAGACACCTGTCCTACAGCAACTTCCCTCAGATTGCCAgcagaggtggtggaggagtagCCATCTATGTGAGAAACCACATCCAAGCTCGAGAGAAGCAGTATCTGCTGAATGTCACCGATCTTGAGTTTGTGGCCTTGAAGCTTGATGCTCCA CCAAGAAGCCCATTCTGGAGCTGTTTCAGACCAGAGGTTATGCTCAACTCATCACTGCTTCCACCACAGAGAAGAACACACTGCTGGAcctga